The DNA region ACGCGGACTTCGCCCAGGCGGTCATCGACGCCGGCCTGACCTGGATCGGCCCCACCCCCCAGGCGATCCGCGACCTGGGTGACAAGGTCACCGCCCGGCACATCGCCCAGCGGGCCGGTGCGCCCCTGGTCCCCGGCACCCCCGACCCGGTCGACAGCCCCGACGAGGTGATCGCCTTCGCGGCCGAACACGGCCTGCCGGTGGCCATCAAGGCCGCCTTCGGCGGTGGCGGGCGGGGTCTGAAGGTGGCCCGCACGATGGAGGAGATCCCGCAGCTGTTCGAGTCGGCCACCCGGGAGGCGGTCGCCGCCTTCGGCCGGGGCGAATGCTTCGTGGAGCGGTACCTCGACCGGCCCCGCCACGTCGAGGCGCAGGTCCTGGCCGACCAGCACCGGAACGTCATCGTGGTCGGCACCCGGGACTGCTCCTTGCAGCGCCGGCACCAGAAGCTGGTAGAGGAGGCCCCGGCGCCCTTCCTCACCGCCGAGCAGCGGGCCCAGATCCACGACAGCGCCAAGGCCATCTGCCGGGAGGCCGGCTACCACGGTGCCGGCACGGTGGAGTACCTGGTCGGCAACGACGGCACGATCTCCTTCCTGGAGGTCAACACCCGGCTTCAGGTGGAGCACCCGGTCACCGAGGAGACCGCCGGCATCGACCTGGTACGCGAGCAGTTCCGCATCGCCGACGGGGAGAAGCTGCGCTTCACCGAGGACCCGGCGCCGCGCGGGCACTCCATCGAGTTCCGGATCAACGGCGAGGACCCGGGGCGCAACTTCCTGCCCGCCCCCGGCACGGTCACCGCCCTGCGGCTGCCCACCGGCCCCGGCGTACGGGTGGACACCGGCATCTCGGCCGGTGACGTGATCGGCGGCAACTTCGACTCGCTGCTGGCCAAGCTGATCGTCACCGGGGAGACCCGGACGGAGGCGTTGGAGCGGGCCCGTCGGGCGCTTGCCGAGATGGTGGTCGAGGGGATGGCCACCGCGCTGCCCTTCCACCGTCTGGTGGTCTGCGATCCCGCCTTCACCGCCGAGCCGTTCACCGTGCACACCCGGTGGATCGAGACCGAGTTCGACAACATCGTGCCACCGTTCACCGGCGTGGCCGACGCGACCGCCGGCCCGGCCGAGCGGGAGACCGTCGTGGTCGAGGTCGGCGGCAAGCGCCTGGAGGTCAGCCTGCCCGCGGGCCTGACCAGCGGTTCGGCCTCCGCCGCCCCGGCCGCCCGCAAGCCCACCCGTCGTGGTGGTGCCGCCGTCAGCGCGGTGGTCGGTGGCGACTCGCTGACCTCCCCCATGCAGGGCACCATCGTCAAGATCGCAGTGGCCGAGGGGGACAGCGTCGCCGAGGGTGACCTGGTGGTGGTGCTGGAGGCGATGAAGATGGAGCAGCCGTTGCACGCCCACAAGGCGGGCACGGTCAGCGGCCTCGCCGCCGAGGTGGGCGCGGTGATCACCGCCGGCGCCGCCATCTGCACCATCGCCTGAGGTGTAAGGAAGGGCCCCCTGTTAACGCCTGGGGTAGTAAAGGGGTCCCCTCCTAACACTGCACGACGTCGCACCGCGCAGCTCAGCGGCCGACGGTCGTGCGGCGGATCAGCGGAGGGTTTCGGCGGCTACCGCACCCACCGCGGCGGTGAGTGCGGTCAGCACCGGTGAGTCGAGTCGCCAGTGCTGCCAGTACAGCGGGATGTCCACCACCCGGCCCGGGGCCAGGTCGACGCAGCGGCCGGAGTCCAGGTCCTCGTCGGCGATCTGCTCCGGCACCATCCCCCACCCCAGCCCCAGGCGGATGGCGGCGCTGAAGGCGGGCACCGACG from Micromonospora sp. NBC_01739 includes:
- a CDS encoding acetyl/propionyl/methylcrotonyl-CoA carboxylase subunit alpha, which translates into the protein MRKVLIANRGEIAVRVIRACQDAGLGSVAVYADSDRDALHATLADEAYALGGDTAAETYLRIDKIIDVAARSGADAVHPGYGFLAENADFAQAVIDAGLTWIGPTPQAIRDLGDKVTARHIAQRAGAPLVPGTPDPVDSPDEVIAFAAEHGLPVAIKAAFGGGGRGLKVARTMEEIPQLFESATREAVAAFGRGECFVERYLDRPRHVEAQVLADQHRNVIVVGTRDCSLQRRHQKLVEEAPAPFLTAEQRAQIHDSAKAICREAGYHGAGTVEYLVGNDGTISFLEVNTRLQVEHPVTEETAGIDLVREQFRIADGEKLRFTEDPAPRGHSIEFRINGEDPGRNFLPAPGTVTALRLPTGPGVRVDTGISAGDVIGGNFDSLLAKLIVTGETRTEALERARRALAEMVVEGMATALPFHRLVVCDPAFTAEPFTVHTRWIETEFDNIVPPFTGVADATAGPAERETVVVEVGGKRLEVSLPAGLTSGSASAAPAARKPTRRGGAAVSAVVGGDSLTSPMQGTIVKIAVAEGDSVAEGDLVVVLEAMKMEQPLHAHKAGTVSGLAAEVGAVITAGAAICTIA